The following proteins are encoded in a genomic region of Zea mays cultivar B73 chromosome 9, Zm-B73-REFERENCE-NAM-5.0, whole genome shotgun sequence:
- the LOC103638604 gene encoding berberine bridge enzyme-like 18 — protein sequence MAMAKSVLAPPVLIFALFCSYYAASMASAQAAASSSDGFLRCLSASIPSQLVFTQSSPSFTTLLKSSIRNPKFFTPSIVRPLYIVTPTNASHAQDAVLCGRQNGMRLRVRSGGHDYEGLSYRSERPEAFAVLDLSNLRAVRVDLQTSTAWVDSGATLGELYYAVGKASNVLGFPAGLCPTVGVGGHFSGGGFGMLLRKYGLAIDNVLDAVLVDARGRLLSKNTMGSDVFWAIRGGGGESFGVVLSWQVRLVPVPATVAVFNVPVPASQGAVDVVTRWQQVAPALPDDLFIRVLVQQQTANFQSLFLGTCDALLPVMGSRFPELGLNRSSCKEMTWIQSVPYIYLGSGSTVEDLLNRTTSASVFSSGYKATSDYVRQAIPRDVWANIFSRLAQPNAGLMILDPYGAQISTVPESATPFPHRAGVLYNIQYMNFWPMAGGGDGAVQTKWVRDLYAFMAPYVSSNPREAYFNYRDLDLGENVVVGNVSSYQAGMVWGHKYFKDNYQRLAVAKSQIDPDDYFRNEQSIPPLANSN from the coding sequence ATGGCCATGGCCAAGAGCGTATTAGCGCCGCCGGTGCTCATATTTGCCTTGTTCTGCAGCTACTACGCCGCCTCCATGGCTTCGGCCCAAGCTGCCGCTTCGTCGTCCGATGGCTTCCTCCGGTGCCTCTCGGCGAGCATCCCCAGCCAGCTGGTGTTCACGCAGAGCTCGCCTTCGTTCACGACGCTGCTCAAGTCGTCCATCAGGAACCCCAAGTTCTTCACGCCGAGCATCGTGAGGCCGCTGTACATCGTCACGCCGACGAACGCCTCCCACGCGCAGGACGCCGTGCTGTGCGGCCGCCAGAACGGGATGCGCCTGCGCGTGCGCAGCGGCGGCCACGACTACGAGGGCCTGTCGTACCGGTCCGAGCGGCCCGAGGCGTTCGCGGTGCTGGACCTGTCGAACCTCCGCGCCGTGCGCGTGGACCTCCAGACCTCGACCGCGTGGGTGGACTCCGGCGCCACGCTCGGGGAGCTCTACTACGCCGTCGGGAAGGCCAGCAACGTGCTGGGGTTCCCGGCCGGCCTGTGCCCGACCGTCGGCGTCGGGGGCCATTTCAGCGGCGGCGGCTTCGGCATGCTGCTGCGCAAGTACGGCCTGGCCATCGACAACGTCCTCGACGCCGTGCTGGTGGACGCCAGGGGGAGGCTCCTCAGCAAGAACACCATGGGGAGCGACGTCTTCTGGGCGAtccgtggcggcggcggcgagagCTTCGGTGTCGTGCTGTCGTGGCAGGTCAGGCTCGTGCCTGTCCCGGCAACGGTGGCGGTGTTCAACGTCCCGGTGCCCGCGAGCCAGGGCGCCGTGGACGTGGTCACCAGGTGGCAGCAGGTCGCGCCTGCCCTGCCGGACGACCTCTTCATCAGGGTGCTCGTCCAGCAGCAGacggccaacttccagtccctgttCCTCGGCACGTGCGACGCGCTCCTGCCCGTCATGGGCAGCCGCTTCCCGGAGCTGGGGCTCAACCGCAGCTCCTGCAAGGAGATGACGTGGATCCAATCCGTGCCCTACATCTACCTCGGCAGCGGCTCCACGGTGGAGGACCTCCTGAACCGGACCACCTCCGCGTCCGTGTTCAGCAGCGGCTACAAGGCCACGTCCGACTACGTCCGGCAGGCCATCCCCCGGGACGTGTGGGCCAACATATTCAGCAGGCTCGCGCAGCCCAACGCGGGGCTCATGATTCTGGACCCCTACGGCGCGCAGATCAGCACCGTGCCGGAGTCGGCGACGCCGTTCCCGCACCGCGCCGGCGTGCTGTACAACATCCAGTACATGAACTTCTGGCCCATGGCTGGGGGAGGAGACGGAGCCGTCCAGACCAAGTGGGTCAGGGACTTGTACGCGTTCATGGCACCGTACGTGAGCTCCAACCCGAGGGAGGCCTACTTCAACTACAGGGACCTGGACCTTGGTGAGAACGTCGTTGTGGGCAACGTCAGCAGCTACCAGGCCGGTATGGTGTGGGGACACAAGTACTTCAAGGACAACTATCAGAGGCTCGCCGTGGCCAAGAGTCAGATAGACCCCGACGACTACTTCAGGAACGAGCAGAGCATCCCGCCACTTGCCAACAGCAACTAG